From Pagrus major chromosome 9, Pma_NU_1.0, the proteins below share one genomic window:
- the pou2f1b gene encoding POU domain, class 2, transcription factor 1b, whose amino-acid sequence MADGGAASQDESSGPDSKVNNQSETTKCAMESGDANTGIQTNGLDFQRQTVPTTSAITNAHAQALLQQLTLTPAHQQLLLQQAQAQLLAAAVQHSASQQNSTTGASISATAATPITQLPLSQPIQIASQLQQQCLPQFVLVQPGNPIATPLSPGQFIISQTPQAQQSMLQAQNLLTQLPQSQANLLPTQPSITLATQPATPTRTTAATPIQSLPHSQTPPKRLDTPTLEEPSDLEELEQFAKTFKQRRIKLGFTQGDVGLAMGKLYGNDFSQTTISRFEALNLSFKNMCKLKPLLEKWLNDAENLTSDQALSSPSALGSPGTGMEMLNRRRKKRTSIETNIRVALEKSFLEQNQKPTSEEITMIADQLNMEKEVIRVWFCNRRQKEKRINPPSSGSSGGGNTPIKTIFTPSSPLVASTASLVSSPTINTPTTLTVNTVMPLTSTSLAFTGTTVGATNTASVISTAPMVTTVTSSPSLSPSPTTIQSSTTESKLGTHAQTIFTQAPTSIATTLGGQVMVAAPGFSTALQGAAQLPTSASLAAMAAAAGLNPGLIASSQFASGGALLSLAPGGLGNALSPALMSNSTLIQALASSGTIPITSLDGSNLLFANTSAGGTPSLVTTPLFLSPQNLGLLASNPVSLVSAGAGLQVTADHQATTAAVPVQASTITTASKAQ is encoded by the exons atgGCGGACGGAGGAGCAGCGAGTCAAGATGAGAGTTCAGGACCAG ATTCTAAAGTGAATAATCAGTCAGAAACTACTAAATGTGCAATGGAGAGTGGTGACGCGAACACCG GAATCCAAACCAATGGCTTGGACTTTCAGAGGCAGACGGTGCCAACCACAAGTGCAATCACTAATGCACATGCACAAGCCCTCCTCCAACAG CTGACCCTGACCCCGGCACATCAGCAGCTGTTGCTCCAGCAGGCTCAGGCTCAGCTCCTGGCTGCGGCCGTGCAGCATTCAGCCAGCCAGCAGAACAGCACCACTGGGGCCAGCATCTCGGCCACCGCAGCCACACCCATTACCCAGCTGCCCCTGTCACAGCCCATCCAGATCGCCTCC cagctacagcagcagtgTCTGCCTCAGTTTGTTCTGGTGCAGCCTGGCAACCCGATCGCCACACCACTGTCGCCCGGTCAGTTCATCATCTCGCAGACACCGCAGGCCCAACAGA GCATGTTGCAAGCCCAGAATCTTCTAACTCAACTACCTCAAAGCCAAGCTAACCTCCTGCCGACTCAACCAAGCATCACCCTTGCAACTCAG CCTGCAACTCCAACCCGCACAACAGCAGCCACACCTATTCAGTCCCTGCCCCATAGTCAGACCCCACCTAAACGGTTGGATACCCCCACTTTGGAGGAGCCTAGCGATCTGGAGGAACTGGAACAGTTTGCCAAGACCTTCAAACAGAGGCGTATCAAACTGGGCttcacacag GGGGATGTTGGCCTGGCCATGGGGAAGCTGTATGGAAATGACTTCAGCCAAACGACCATCTCTCGCTTTGAGGCCTTGAACCTGAGCTTTAAGAACATGTGCAAACTGAAGCCATTGTTAGAGAAGTGGCTCAATGATGCAG AGAACCTGACATCTGACCAGGCCCTGTCCAGCCCCAGTGCCCTGGGCTCCCCGGGCACGGGCATGGAGATGCTCAACCGCAGACGGAAGAAGAGGACCAGTATTGAGACCAACATCCGAGTGGCCTTAGAAAAGAGCTTTCTGGAG CAGAACCAAAAACCTACCTCTGAAGAGATCACCATGATCGCTGACCAGCTAAACATGGAGAAGGAGGTGATTCGGGTCTGGTTCTGCAATCGGCggcagaaagagaagaggattAACCCCcccagcagcggcagcagcggaGGAGGCAACACCCCCATCAAAACCATTTTTACCCCCAGTAGCCCGTTG GTGGCCAGCACAGCAAGCCTTGTGAGCAGTCCAACTATTAACACACCCACCACTCTGACTGTAAATACAGTGATGCCTCTCACCAGCACCAGTTTGGCTTTCACAG GCACGACGGTTGgagccacaaacacagcatctGTCATCTCCACTGCACCTATGGTTACTACAGTAACCAGCTCTCCATCTTTAAGCCCGTCGCCGACGACTATTCAGTCCTCGACCACTGAGAGCAAGCTTGGCACTCACGCGCAAACCATCTTCACCCAGGCCCCGACGTCAATAGCCACCACTTTAGGTGGTCAGGTGATGGTGGCTGCTCCAGGATTTTCTACGGCACTGCAGGGTGCTGCCCAGTTACCCACCAGCGCCAGCCTCGCTGCTATGGCTGCTGCAGCAGGGCTTAACCCAGGACTGATAGCCTCCTCTCAGTTCGCTTCAGG GGGAGCCCTGCTCAGTCTGGCTCCTGGTGGCCTTGGCAATGCGCTGAGTCCTGCCCTCATGAGCAACAGCACCCTCATACAAG CTCTGGCATCGAGCGGCACAATCCCCATCACTTCTCTGGATGGCAGTAACCTGCTATTCGCCAACACCTCTGCTGGTGGCACACCCAGCCTGGTCACCACGCCGCTCTTCCTGAGCCCCCAGAACCTGGGGCTGCTCGCCAGCAACCCCGTCAGCCTGGTGTCGGCGGGGGCGGGTCTGCAGGTCACTGCCGATCATCAAGCCACCACGGCTGCTGTGCCTGTGCAAGCCTCGACCATTACCACTGCCTCCAAGGCTCAGTGA